A window of the Dyadobacter pollutisoli genome harbors these coding sequences:
- a CDS encoding MBL fold metallo-hydrolase RNA specificity domain-containing protein: MKLTFWGAAQQVTGSMFLLESDDYRILIDCGSDFDLDEIGRKTRYEEQKSVFPFDASLINTVLLTHAHIDHSGNIPNLYKEGFEGRVVCTEPTLALTSLLLKDAANLHQKRLNARNGASSKKRGKKKKDVPMDYYVEKHVIEALDNFVPVAFGQRYRIADNVTITFYAAGHLLGAAHIVVEVYEDGQKKKICFSGDIGRSNYPLLTDPQEIPQVDYLICESTYGNRVHEDQGTPAEALADVIKRTCIDIPGRLIIPSFSVGRTQALLYTLNKIYLDRAFPYLKVFSDSPLAHSSTKVYQRHVRLLNKEARAFQEDNDMLFDFDNLIYLESSDASRAVSNYNEPCIIISSSGMVQGGRVEQHVEANIGNPYATILMIGYASEGTLGWRLLNGQDTISIRGKQLPVLANIEKIDVFSGHGDQNDLIKFVKTQDPEKLKRVFLVHGEQQSMADFQQKIADHGYNSVEIPLRGQTYEL, from the coding sequence ATGAAATTGACATTTTGGGGAGCTGCTCAACAAGTTACCGGTAGTATGTTTCTTTTGGAATCAGATGATTACCGGATTTTGATTGATTGCGGCTCTGATTTTGACTTAGATGAGATTGGTAGAAAAACCAGGTATGAGGAACAAAAAAGTGTCTTTCCGTTTGACGCGAGTTTAATAAACACAGTACTTTTAACACACGCCCACATTGACCACTCCGGCAATATTCCCAATTTATACAAAGAGGGATTTGAAGGACGCGTGGTATGTACCGAACCGACGCTGGCACTGACTTCCCTCCTGTTGAAGGATGCTGCCAATCTTCACCAAAAGCGCCTGAATGCCCGCAACGGAGCGTCTTCCAAGAAACGTGGTAAGAAAAAGAAGGATGTGCCGATGGATTATTATGTTGAAAAACATGTGATCGAGGCATTGGATAACTTTGTGCCTGTCGCTTTCGGGCAACGTTACCGCATTGCTGACAATGTAACCATCACTTTTTACGCAGCCGGCCACTTACTGGGTGCCGCGCATATCGTGGTGGAAGTATACGAGGACGGGCAGAAGAAAAAGATCTGTTTCTCGGGCGATATTGGCCGCAGCAATTACCCGTTACTCACTGATCCTCAGGAAATTCCACAAGTTGATTACCTGATATGCGAGTCTACCTATGGTAACCGCGTGCATGAAGACCAGGGAACACCGGCAGAAGCACTGGCAGACGTGATCAAACGTACCTGCATTGACATTCCGGGCAGACTGATCATTCCTTCATTCAGTGTCGGCCGTACGCAGGCGTTGCTTTATACGCTGAATAAAATTTACCTGGATCGTGCATTTCCTTACCTGAAAGTGTTCTCGGACAGCCCATTGGCGCATAGTAGTACCAAGGTTTACCAGCGGCACGTGAGGCTCCTGAACAAGGAGGCACGAGCCTTTCAGGAAGACAATGATATGTTGTTTGATTTTGACAACCTGATCTATCTGGAAAGCTCTGATGCCAGCCGTGCCGTGTCGAACTATAATGAGCCCTGCATTATTATTTCCTCATCGGGAATGGTCCAGGGCGGGCGCGTAGAGCAGCACGTGGAGGCGAACATCGGGAACCCGTACGCGACGATCCTGATGATCGGATATGCTTCCGAGGGAACGCTGGGATGGAGGCTTTTAAATGGACAGGATACCATTTCAATCCGCGGAAAGCAGCTGCCGGTCTTGGCTAATATTGAAAAAATTGACGTATTTAGCGGCCACGGAGATCAGAACGATTTAATCAAATTTGTGAAAACACAAGATCCGGAAAAACTGAAACGCGTTTTTCTGGTACACGGAGAACAACAAAGCATGGCTGACTTTCAGCAAAAAATTGCAGATCATGGCTATAATTCCGTAGAAATACCTTTAAGAGGGCAAACCTATGAACTTTGA
- the dacB gene encoding D-alanyl-D-alanine carboxypeptidase/D-alanyl-D-alanine endopeptidase: MKFTPFVFCLFLFHASQSQTIDSVALNNFRDAVLELQNSELMRSGSLAISIKSVKERNNVFALNQERSLPSASTLKLVSTATVLALFGGDFKFQTFLEHDGVIKGDTLSGNLYIRGTGDPSLGSDRFKGYPTASELILRWTAAVKKAGIKHIKGKVLPDASFFDSEMLASTWIWGDIGNYYGAGVQGLNFNENLYRIKFKPGVEFGDPTSFLGIEPAIPYLSFVNQVTTNERGSGDQTIVYSDPLGTNVLLTGTIPAGVSVFSVKGSIPNPAEYAAFALKAGLTSTGVTVYEGTAPFPPVAFPTPNPKVILDEYKSPPLRELCQQANFWSINLYADTFFKQAGKRLGGKSDYDNAATAITGYWSGKGADLRGFYIKDGSGLSPSGSISTNSLTDILNYANKDASFNDFYKSIAVLGLNGTVRNLGKGTKAAGNLHVKSGSIEGTRAYAGYVTAKSGALLSFSIIAHKYLPGSNRLISDSLVKLMTLMAEL, translated from the coding sequence ATGAAATTCACTCCGTTCGTTTTTTGCCTTTTTTTATTCCACGCCTCCCAGTCTCAAACCATCGATAGTGTCGCACTGAACAATTTCCGCGACGCCGTGCTGGAACTGCAAAACAGCGAACTAATGCGCAGCGGTTCGTTGGCAATAAGCATTAAATCCGTCAAAGAAAGAAATAATGTCTTTGCATTGAACCAGGAACGTTCATTACCCTCCGCATCGACACTCAAACTAGTGTCGACAGCGACGGTATTGGCATTGTTCGGCGGGGATTTTAAATTTCAGACATTCCTCGAACATGACGGCGTGATCAAAGGTGACACATTATCAGGGAATCTCTACATTCGCGGTACCGGTGATCCTTCGCTGGGAAGCGACAGGTTCAAAGGATATCCGACCGCTAGCGAACTGATATTACGCTGGACTGCAGCGGTGAAGAAAGCTGGTATTAAGCATATTAAAGGCAAAGTTTTACCAGACGCTTCGTTTTTCGACAGTGAGATGCTAGCCAGCACGTGGATCTGGGGGGACATTGGAAACTATTATGGAGCCGGTGTGCAAGGACTTAATTTCAACGAAAATCTGTATAGAATTAAGTTTAAACCAGGTGTTGAATTTGGCGACCCCACTTCTTTCCTCGGTATAGAGCCTGCTATTCCTTATTTGTCGTTTGTAAACCAGGTCACGACAAATGAACGTGGCTCCGGCGATCAAACCATTGTTTACAGCGATCCATTAGGTACCAATGTGCTGCTGACCGGGACTATACCTGCGGGAGTATCAGTATTTTCAGTAAAAGGTTCTATTCCCAATCCCGCCGAATACGCAGCTTTTGCATTAAAGGCTGGTTTGACAAGCACTGGGGTAACTGTTTATGAAGGAACTGCCCCTTTTCCACCTGTTGCGTTCCCGACACCTAATCCGAAAGTGATTTTGGATGAGTACAAATCACCGCCGTTGCGAGAGCTTTGCCAACAGGCCAATTTTTGGAGCATTAATTTATATGCCGATACTTTTTTCAAACAGGCGGGTAAGAGACTCGGCGGCAAATCTGACTACGACAATGCCGCGACGGCCATCACTGGTTACTGGTCAGGCAAGGGAGCGGATCTGCGGGGTTTTTATATCAAAGACGGCAGCGGGCTTTCCCCCTCGGGTTCCATTAGTACCAACAGCCTGACCGACATTCTCAATTATGCTAATAAAGACGCCAGTTTCAACGATTTTTATAAAAGTATCGCAGTACTCGGCCTGAATGGAACAGTACGGAATCTTGGAAAAGGGACAAAGGCGGCAGGTAATTTACACGTCAAGAGTGGCTCGATCGAGGGTACCCGCGCCTATGCCGGTTATGTGACTGCCAAGTCAGGTGCGCTGCTCAGCTTTTCAATTATCGCTCATAAGTACCTGCCCGGCAGTAACCGCCTCATTTCCGACTCGCTCGTGAAGCTGATGACATTAATGGCAGAATTGTAA
- the hslV gene encoding ATP-dependent protease subunit HslV, producing MEKIHATTVLGVLHNGTVSLGADGQATMGNTVAKGNVKKIRVLMGGKILAGFAGSTADAFTLIERFEEKLNAYGGNMKRAAIELAKDWRTDRYLRKLEAMMITASKDEILVISGTGDVLEPENGIAAIGSGGNFALSAAQALKKHAPHLTAEEMVREGLTVAADLCIYTNHNFVIEKVNG from the coding sequence ATGGAAAAAATACACGCAACAACCGTACTTGGTGTACTACATAATGGTACCGTTTCCCTCGGAGCCGACGGCCAGGCGACAATGGGCAATACGGTGGCAAAAGGTAATGTTAAAAAAATCAGGGTGCTGATGGGCGGAAAAATCCTTGCCGGATTTGCAGGCTCTACCGCTGATGCGTTTACCCTCATTGAACGCTTTGAAGAAAAACTGAATGCTTATGGTGGCAATATGAAAAGAGCGGCTATTGAACTGGCAAAAGACTGGCGCACTGACCGTTACCTACGTAAACTGGAAGCCATGATGATCACCGCCAGTAAAGATGAAATCCTGGTTATTTCCGGAACTGGCGACGTTTTAGAGCCTGAAAATGGTATTGCGGCCATTGGATCCGGCGGAAACTTTGCATTGTCAGCAGCCCAGGCATTGAAAAAACATGCCCCACACCTGACGGCAGAGGAAATGGTGAGGGAAGGCCTGACGGTAGCAGCTGACCTTTGCATTTACACCAATCACAATTTTGTAATTGAAAAAGTGAATGGATAA
- a CDS encoding pyruvate dehydrogenase complex dihydrolipoamide acetyltransferase encodes MAEVIRMPKMSDTMEEGVIAEWHKKVGDKIKSGEVIAEVETDKATMDLESYYDGTLLYIGVNKGDAVPIDGIMAVVGAEGEDYKSLLDGGNGNGSAAAPAKEEAKPAEAAPVAAAEAAPAPAKKPAAPAEKINAAVVRMPKMSDTMEEGTLVSWQKKVGDKVKSGDILAEVETDKATMELEAYEDGTLLYVGIKEGEAVPVDGIIAVIGEEGSNVEALLARENGEGGVEEASAPEEAKAAAPSSNGAEKAVSVADSDARIKASPLAKRLADEKGINLSQVEGSGDNGRIVKRDVDEFKPAAKTEAPAAAPAPAKAAEPAASAPATAAPASGDFTDLPISQMRKTIARRLSDSLFTAPHFYVTMEIVMDKAMALRPQLNEVSPAKISFNDMVIKACAVALKQHPAVNSAWLGDKIRRYNYVNIGVAVAVDEGLLVPVIRDADKKTLSTISSEVKDLAGKAKDKKLQPKDWEGNTFSISNLGMFGVDEFTAIINPPDSCILAIGGIKKVAAFKEDGTVYPTNIMKVTISADHRVVDGALAAAFLNTVKKLLEEPMSMLV; translated from the coding sequence ATGGCAGAAGTAATTCGTATGCCCAAAATGAGCGACACCATGGAAGAAGGTGTTATCGCAGAATGGCACAAAAAAGTAGGTGATAAAATCAAGTCCGGTGAAGTGATTGCAGAAGTCGAAACTGACAAAGCAACCATGGACCTGGAATCTTATTATGATGGTACTCTTCTTTACATTGGTGTTAATAAAGGCGATGCTGTCCCTATCGACGGGATTATGGCAGTAGTGGGAGCGGAAGGTGAAGACTATAAATCTCTTCTTGACGGAGGAAATGGTAATGGAAGCGCAGCTGCACCTGCAAAAGAAGAAGCAAAACCTGCGGAAGCTGCTCCGGTGGCTGCGGCAGAGGCCGCTCCGGCACCTGCTAAAAAACCGGCTGCCCCAGCTGAGAAAATCAATGCGGCTGTGGTTCGTATGCCTAAAATGAGCGATACGATGGAGGAGGGAACATTGGTTTCATGGCAAAAGAAAGTTGGAGATAAAGTAAAATCAGGAGATATACTGGCGGAAGTCGAAACCGATAAAGCCACAATGGAACTGGAAGCATACGAAGACGGTACGCTCCTTTACGTTGGAATTAAAGAAGGCGAAGCAGTTCCTGTTGACGGAATTATTGCTGTAATAGGTGAAGAAGGATCTAATGTAGAAGCATTACTTGCCCGTGAAAACGGCGAAGGTGGTGTTGAGGAAGCCAGTGCTCCGGAAGAAGCGAAAGCTGCCGCTCCATCGTCAAATGGCGCTGAAAAGGCTGTTTCAGTTGCTGATTCAGACGCACGTATCAAAGCTTCTCCTCTTGCAAAACGTCTTGCTGACGAAAAAGGCATTAACCTGAGCCAGGTAGAAGGCAGCGGTGACAATGGCCGTATCGTTAAGCGCGACGTGGATGAGTTCAAACCAGCGGCCAAAACCGAAGCGCCTGCGGCAGCTCCTGCACCTGCGAAGGCAGCGGAACCAGCAGCCAGCGCGCCAGCTACGGCAGCACCGGCAAGCGGAGATTTCACAGACCTGCCTATTTCGCAAATGCGGAAAACCATCGCACGCAGACTAAGCGACAGCTTGTTTACGGCACCACATTTCTATGTGACCATGGAAATCGTGATGGATAAAGCAATGGCGTTGCGTCCTCAATTGAACGAAGTAAGCCCTGCGAAAATATCTTTCAATGATATGGTCATCAAGGCTTGTGCGGTAGCGTTGAAACAACATCCGGCGGTTAACTCGGCCTGGTTGGGAGACAAAATCAGAAGATATAATTATGTCAATATTGGTGTAGCCGTAGCCGTGGACGAAGGTCTGCTGGTACCGGTTATCCGCGACGCTGACAAGAAAACGCTTTCTACCATTTCCAGTGAAGTGAAGGACCTGGCTGGAAAAGCAAAAGATAAAAAGTTGCAGCCAAAGGATTGGGAAGGAAATACATTCTCTATTTCCAACCTTGGAATGTTCGGTGTAGACGAATTCACAGCGATCATTAACCCACCGGATTCTTGCATCCTTGCCATCGGCGGTATCAAAAAAGTGGCTGCTTTCAAAGAGGACGGAACGGTGTATCCTACCAACATCATGAAAGTAACAATTTCAGCTGATCACCGTGTGGTGGACGGAGCGCTGGCAGCAGCATTCTTAAATACGGTTAAAAAACTGTTGGAAGAACCGATGAGCATGCTGGTTTAA
- a CDS encoding glycosyltransferase has product MISIVIPVYKSASTLVELHRRLSDISAAENWKCEVIYVNDASPDYSLNVLETLTHSIDFQIINLKNNVGQSSALLVGMLFAKHDLIATMDADLQDEPEKLPELVRSLKQSTDVIFAKRKGSYESGGRLFTSFLFKGLVHVFSGQRIPMNAGLFMVIRKKAALLLLPFLPQSPYLIGLIANAKLTCDSIVIDRRENQFGESSYTFKKRLVVAKRFFGTLKLRPTISLSEVTEWVNLNLLA; this is encoded by the coding sequence ATGATCAGCATTGTCATACCAGTTTACAAAAGCGCATCGACACTTGTTGAATTGCACAGAAGGCTGAGTGATATTTCGGCAGCGGAAAACTGGAAATGCGAGGTTATATATGTCAACGATGCTTCACCGGACTATTCGCTGAACGTTTTGGAAACATTGACACACTCCATTGATTTTCAAATCATTAATCTCAAAAATAATGTAGGACAGAGCAGCGCATTGCTGGTAGGAATGCTGTTTGCAAAACACGATCTCATTGCTACCATGGATGCCGATTTGCAGGATGAGCCCGAGAAGCTGCCTGAGCTTGTACGTTCATTGAAGCAAAGTACAGATGTGATTTTTGCCAAAAGAAAAGGGTCATATGAGTCAGGCGGACGGCTTTTTACCTCTTTTCTATTTAAGGGCCTGGTACATGTTTTCTCCGGCCAAAGAATCCCGATGAATGCAGGCTTATTTATGGTCATCAGAAAAAAAGCCGCATTGCTATTACTGCCATTTTTGCCCCAGTCCCCCTACCTGATCGGACTTATCGCCAATGCCAAACTCACATGTGACAGTATTGTGATCGATCGCAGGGAAAATCAGTTTGGTGAATCTTCCTATACATTCAAAAAACGGCTGGTGGTGGCGAAACGCTTTTTCGGGACATTGAAACTCCGGCCAACCATAAGCCTTTCGGAAGTAACCGAATGGGTCAATTTGAACCTTTTAGCCTAA
- a CDS encoding D-2-hydroxyacid dehydrogenase — MILLMYEPVPDHLQSLKNIAPQHEIVMAHSEEEAQRLIENAEIVLGNRYFLQSLPFARKLRWMQSNSVGVDLILKAKQSLIDKNITLTCARGVYDAELAEHTIALLLSLFRSLPSLRDEQNEGSWQRHRLSTLHGSSCLILGWGSLGKKIASYIKALGGKVAGVRNQPDDSLEGETMLFGSSNWRNQLPLTDALIICLPKTPETYHFIGKNELRALPSSAFVVNIGRGGTLDDMALLEMVQSGNVAGAALDVFEQEPLPAGHPIWKEPKIFVSPHVGRSLEGPVFRWQSLFEQNLERYLRGEALLNVVNYQKGY, encoded by the coding sequence ATGATTTTGCTCATGTACGAGCCGGTGCCGGACCATTTACAAAGCCTGAAAAACATTGCTCCGCAGCATGAAATCGTCATGGCACACTCCGAAGAAGAAGCACAACGCCTGATCGAAAACGCAGAGATCGTTCTGGGCAACCGTTACTTTTTGCAAAGCCTGCCATTTGCCCGGAAACTGCGCTGGATGCAGTCCAATTCCGTAGGCGTGGACCTGATTTTAAAAGCAAAACAATCTCTTATTGATAAAAATATAACCCTCACTTGCGCCAGAGGCGTGTATGATGCTGAGCTGGCCGAACATACCATTGCGCTTCTCTTGAGTCTTTTTCGTTCCCTGCCCAGTTTGAGGGACGAACAAAATGAAGGCAGCTGGCAGCGCCACCGGCTTTCGACTTTGCACGGTAGCAGTTGCCTGATACTAGGCTGGGGCAGTCTGGGCAAAAAAATTGCTTCCTACATTAAAGCCCTGGGTGGAAAAGTTGCAGGAGTAAGAAATCAGCCTGATGATTCGCTGGAAGGTGAAACTATGCTTTTTGGAAGCAGCAACTGGCGAAACCAGCTTCCATTGACCGACGCATTGATCATTTGTTTACCCAAAACACCCGAAACCTATCATTTCATTGGTAAAAATGAGCTCCGCGCATTGCCATCCTCCGCATTCGTAGTAAACATCGGGCGTGGCGGGACATTGGACGATATGGCACTTTTGGAAATGGTGCAAAGTGGGAATGTGGCCGGAGCTGCCCTGGATGTATTCGAACAGGAACCGTTGCCGGCTGGTCATCCGATCTGGAAAGAGCCTAAAATTTTCGTCAGCCCGCATGTAGGAAGAAGTCTGGAAGGCCCTGTTTTTCGCTGGCAATCGCTTTTTGAGCAAAATCTGGAACGTTACCTGCGCGGCGAGGCGTTGCTGAATGTAGTCAATTACCAAAAAGGATATTAA
- a CDS encoding aldolase/citrate lyase family protein: MNLTSTFSTEFHLFLFSNDQATVRKAIAAGVDGIIVDWENQGKKARQESFDTQINYDTYDDLCRVREVTPAGKLICRINGFSPGHTQNEIELALKAGADEIFLPMVENCEEAQQTFDMIAGRAEFSILIETVAALGCLDELSQLSLKRAYIGLNDLHIQQNSRNIFMPLMNGTVKTIRGQFDIPLGAGGVTYPPNGKPIASKYLINEYARLGINFSFLRRTFLRDHENHSMDYMVQTIKKAYADARLRSPDEAENDFRVFRDQVESWTTNPYHV, encoded by the coding sequence GTGAATTTAACTTCTACATTCTCAACCGAATTTCATCTGTTTCTTTTCTCAAACGACCAGGCAACGGTCAGGAAAGCTATTGCGGCTGGTGTCGACGGAATTATTGTGGATTGGGAAAATCAGGGGAAAAAGGCGCGTCAGGAAAGCTTCGACACGCAGATCAACTATGATACTTACGATGACTTGTGCCGGGTTAGGGAAGTAACTCCTGCGGGCAAGCTGATTTGCAGGATCAACGGTTTCTCGCCCGGGCATACCCAAAACGAGATCGAACTTGCATTAAAAGCAGGGGCCGACGAAATATTCCTGCCCATGGTCGAGAACTGTGAAGAAGCTCAACAAACTTTTGATATGATCGCCGGACGGGCAGAATTCAGCATACTGATCGAAACCGTTGCTGCGCTTGGTTGTCTCGATGAACTTTCTCAACTTTCTTTGAAAAGGGCCTACATTGGTCTTAACGACCTGCACATCCAGCAAAACAGCCGCAATATTTTTATGCCTTTGATGAATGGTACCGTCAAGACGATCCGTGGGCAGTTCGACATTCCGCTCGGTGCGGGAGGCGTAACTTACCCGCCAAATGGCAAACCCATCGCCAGCAAATACCTGATCAATGAGTATGCGAGACTGGGGATCAATTTCAGCTTTTTAAGACGTACATTCCTGAGAGACCACGAAAATCATAGTATGGATTATATGGTTCAAACGATCAAAAAAGCATACGCCGATGCCCGACTGCGCTCTCCTGACGAAGCCGAAAATGACTTTCGTGTGTTCCGGGACCAGGTGGAAAGCTGGACCACAAATCCTTATCACGTATGA
- a CDS encoding class I SAM-dependent methyltransferase — protein MEQNRENWLVSYPDDGNSVCFEMEDMSFWYQHRNECLVQALKANDFPKEFHDIGGGNGITAFAMQQAGYDVTLVEPYLAGIQNAQKRGIKKTIQSTLEDYAPEVNGTVPAAGFFDVMEHIENDLAFLEKINRLLASNGKIMLTVPAFTSLWSDNDVQLGHFRRYTLAGLEKLLFRAGFEVTYQSYFFSLVWLPMWLFRVVPEKFGLKKKNTPEKKKNEHMAGRPTTARFLRRLLHWEINAIKNKSRIPFGTSCLIVAKKIKSM, from the coding sequence ATGGAACAAAACAGGGAAAACTGGCTTGTTTCCTATCCTGACGATGGGAATTCCGTTTGTTTCGAAATGGAAGATATGTCATTCTGGTATCAGCACCGGAACGAATGTCTGGTACAGGCACTAAAAGCCAACGATTTCCCAAAAGAGTTTCATGATATTGGCGGGGGCAATGGCATTACTGCGTTTGCAATGCAGCAAGCCGGTTATGATGTGACTTTGGTGGAACCATATCTCGCAGGAATTCAGAATGCTCAGAAGCGAGGTATCAAAAAAACCATTCAAAGTACCCTTGAAGACTACGCCCCGGAAGTAAACGGGACAGTACCGGCAGCCGGTTTTTTTGATGTCATGGAGCACATTGAAAATGACCTGGCATTTCTGGAAAAGATTAATCGTCTGCTGGCAAGCAACGGCAAGATCATGCTGACCGTACCTGCTTTTACCAGTCTTTGGTCGGATAACGACGTGCAGCTTGGACATTTCCGACGGTATACGCTGGCCGGTTTGGAAAAATTGCTTTTTCGAGCGGGATTTGAAGTCACTTACCAATCCTATTTCTTTTCGCTGGTGTGGCTGCCTATGTGGCTGTTCCGGGTGGTACCAGAGAAATTTGGGTTAAAAAAGAAGAACACGCCGGAAAAGAAAAAGAATGAGCATATGGCCGGTAGGCCTACTACCGCACGTTTTCTGAGAAGGCTGCTGCATTGGGAAATCAATGCGATCAAAAATAAATCCCGAATACCATTTGGAACGAGTTGTTTAATAGTCGCGAAGAAAATAAAAAGCATGTGA
- a CDS encoding class I SAM-dependent methyltransferase encodes MSIVVSNIKFHNNQQLDYFGHKIKKTMIPAYSPYVLRHVREVIGFADIKKTDRIIDVACGMGKYTLNFLAQGYKVEGLDLSPFLLQQLLVHNDNKFPVKLHAADILDAPEELDEQFDVVMGFMALHHFHNLHACFQAMYRIAKPGAKLVFLEPNAYNPLYYVQIALTPGMSWQGDKGVADMTKTKLFGAMEYAGWKNLKIKRFGFYPPFVANTKLGQKSEPILEKIPGLNSFLPFQIIMGEKI; translated from the coding sequence ATGAGCATTGTAGTTTCAAATATCAAGTTTCATAACAATCAGCAACTTGATTACTTCGGGCATAAGATCAAGAAAACGATGATCCCTGCTTACTCGCCTTACGTATTAAGGCATGTTCGGGAGGTAATCGGGTTCGCCGATATCAAAAAGACAGACCGGATCATCGACGTGGCCTGCGGGATGGGAAAGTACACGCTCAATTTTTTGGCGCAGGGATACAAAGTAGAAGGCCTGGATCTTTCTCCCTTTCTGCTGCAACAGCTTTTGGTGCATAATGACAACAAATTTCCGGTGAAACTGCATGCCGCGGACATCCTGGATGCGCCGGAGGAGCTGGATGAGCAATTTGACGTGGTGATGGGTTTTATGGCATTGCACCATTTCCACAACCTGCATGCGTGTTTCCAGGCAATGTACCGCATTGCAAAGCCGGGTGCTAAACTGGTTTTCCTGGAACCCAATGCATACAACCCGCTCTACTATGTGCAGATAGCACTAACGCCGGGTATGTCGTGGCAGGGAGATAAAGGCGTGGCGGATATGACCAAAACCAAACTCTTCGGAGCAATGGAATATGCAGGATGGAAAAACCTGAAAATCAAACGGTTTGGATTTTACCCTCCATTTGTGGCCAATACAAAGCTGGGACAGAAAAGCGAACCCATACTTGAAAAAATTCCGGGCTTGAATTCATTCCTGCCTTTTCAAATTATCATGGGAGAAAAAATATAG